A window of the Dyadobacter pollutisoli genome harbors these coding sequences:
- a CDS encoding tetratricopeptide repeat protein, producing MKILFAVIALLLGSVTIASAQDFYLPVSSTSKPAIASLHRAAELYANVHFKEGKAEVDKALAEDPNFFMAHVYAMQYASRATRPGIADKTLALDETNLNEAEKIMRQLIVKWKADTASKAGETMKALVAAYPKTPQALEWASLYSFYSDKDVDAAMDYAQKLAKLSPKFAPNYNTMGYLYMEKKEMDKAKEALEKYIALAPKEANAYDSMAEFYLNNKEYAKSAEYYDKAAAMGLADAKERADKARTMIK from the coding sequence ATGAAAATTTTATTTGCTGTAATCGCGCTCCTTTTGGGAAGCGTCACCATCGCATCAGCCCAGGATTTTTACCTGCCCGTGTCATCCACCTCTAAACCGGCCATCGCGTCTCTGCATCGTGCCGCTGAGTTGTATGCAAATGTCCATTTCAAGGAAGGTAAAGCAGAAGTTGACAAGGCGCTGGCCGAAGATCCGAATTTCTTCATGGCCCACGTATATGCTATGCAGTACGCATCCCGTGCCACCAGACCAGGCATCGCAGACAAGACTTTGGCCCTGGATGAAACCAACCTCAACGAGGCGGAAAAAATAATGCGTCAATTGATCGTAAAGTGGAAGGCAGACACAGCTTCAAAAGCAGGTGAAACTATGAAAGCGCTGGTAGCCGCTTACCCGAAAACACCGCAAGCGCTGGAATGGGCTTCATTATATTCATTTTACTCCGATAAGGACGTCGACGCCGCCATGGACTATGCCCAAAAACTGGCAAAACTGAGCCCGAAATTTGCACCCAACTACAACACGATGGGTTATCTGTATATGGAGAAAAAGGAAATGGATAAAGCCAAAGAAGCTTTGGAGAAGTACATTGCCCTCGCACCGAAAGAAGCGAATGCCTACGACAGCATGGCAGAATTTTACCTGAACAATAAAGAGTATGCAAAATCTGCCGAATACTATGATAAAGCCGCAGCAATGGGACTCGCCGACGCCAAGGAACGCGCGGATAAAGCGAGAACTATGATAAAATAA
- a CDS encoding LytR/AlgR family response regulator transcription factor: protein MNIAVKLLIVEDDMIVAADIALQLSKLGYEVSGIVLRGEEAIRHVETDRPDLILLDISLKGLLDGIETAQAIHQRWNIPIIYVTTNTDEATFTRAKNTRPYAFISKPIRPVELQRTIELAVTRLADEHHPASNDNSNKPFVLSDRIFVRLREKIVKIFIADILYVEADRNYCHLFTANKEYLMTTTLKVMEDKLPANHFVRVHRSYLVNLTQVDEVSDGHVSVMGKSIPLSHNLREGLLKRFTTI, encoded by the coding sequence ATGAACATCGCCGTAAAGTTGCTCATTGTGGAAGATGACATGATTGTTGCCGCTGACATCGCCCTGCAGCTCAGCAAACTCGGCTATGAGGTGAGCGGGATTGTCCTTCGGGGTGAAGAAGCTATCCGGCACGTCGAAACCGACCGACCCGATCTGATTTTACTCGATATCAGCCTCAAAGGCCTGCTCGACGGCATCGAAACGGCCCAGGCAATCCACCAGCGGTGGAACATCCCGATCATTTACGTCACGACCAATACCGATGAGGCTACCTTTACCCGGGCCAAGAACACCCGCCCCTATGCCTTTATCTCCAAACCAATACGGCCCGTTGAGCTGCAGCGTACTATTGAACTGGCCGTCACCCGCCTGGCCGATGAACATCATCCCGCTTCGAATGATAACTCCAATAAACCGTTTGTCCTGAGTGACCGGATTTTTGTCCGCCTCCGTGAAAAGATCGTCAAAATCTTCATCGCTGATATTCTCTACGTGGAAGCCGATCGCAACTACTGCCACCTTTTCACAGCGAACAAAGAGTACCTGATGACAACGACACTGAAGGTAATGGAAGATAAACTTCCTGCCAATCATTTTGTAAGGGTGCACCGATCCTATCTGGTGAACCTGACGCAAGTGGATGAAGTGAGTGACGGGCACGTCAGTGTAATGGGTAAATCGATCCCACTCAGCCACAACCTGCGGGAGGGGCTACTGAAACGATTCACGACTATTTAA
- a CDS encoding winged helix-turn-helix transcriptional regulator produces the protein MTKEHVCITGDNDHCPKARMTIQDTLDVVGGKWKLVLISILRDGKRRFRELSREAQISPRILSKELQELEMNGLVTRTVCNTKPVTVEYALTPYSDTLSDVIIAMHKWGKQHRDRILAGSEALS, from the coding sequence ATGACAAAGGAACACGTATGCATCACTGGCGACAATGATCATTGCCCGAAGGCAAGAATGACGATTCAGGACACCCTGGATGTGGTTGGCGGCAAATGGAAGCTGGTTTTGATCTCGATACTAAGGGATGGAAAGAGGAGATTTCGTGAGCTGTCCCGGGAGGCGCAAATTTCCCCGCGGATTTTATCTAAGGAATTACAGGAATTGGAAATGAATGGCTTGGTGACCCGGACGGTCTGCAACACGAAGCCAGTGACGGTGGAGTATGCACTTACTCCTTACAGCGACACGCTGTCGGACGTGATTATTGCAATGCATAAATGGGGCAAGCAGCATCGCGACCGGATTCTTGCAGGATCGGAGGCACTATCGTAG
- a CDS encoding alkene reductase, whose translation MNLLSPVTLGNQVLKNSMAMAPMTRSRSTDDGVVSDLAVLYYTQRASAGLIITEGINISEQAKGSPWTPGLYTREQIDAWKKVTEAVHQAGSVIYAQLWHTGRVGHTSVRNVALPVAPSAVVIEGQQHFTGAGMADYETPEALSLQEIRQIVQDYRQAAINAMEAGFDGVELHAAFGYLPNQFLAESANHRTDDYGGSIENRNRFTLEVMQQLVDAVGEDKVGIKLSPAIPYNSIIHDDPITQFTALIIELDRMPLAYIHLMNAGFPADMFPHYPTNILETFGTLTRHTVIGNMGYDGETGEKELEKGIAKIISYGALYLANPDLPKRFELKAELNQADRATMFGGGEHGYTDYPFLDVA comes from the coding sequence ATGAATCTTTTAAGCCCAGTAACATTAGGAAACCAAGTCCTTAAAAATAGCATGGCGATGGCCCCTATGACCAGGAGCCGCTCGACGGACGACGGTGTGGTGAGCGATTTGGCCGTGTTATATTATACCCAAAGGGCATCTGCGGGACTGATTATCACGGAAGGTATCAATATTTCAGAGCAAGCGAAGGGGAGTCCGTGGACACCTGGTCTTTACACCCGGGAGCAGATTGATGCCTGGAAAAAAGTAACGGAAGCTGTTCACCAAGCAGGAAGTGTGATCTATGCCCAGCTTTGGCATACGGGCCGGGTTGGACATACCTCGGTCAGAAATGTGGCGTTGCCGGTTGCGCCTTCGGCGGTTGTCATCGAGGGGCAGCAGCATTTTACAGGAGCCGGAATGGCCGATTACGAAACCCCTGAAGCATTAAGCCTGCAAGAGATCAGACAAATCGTTCAGGATTACAGGCAAGCTGCGATTAATGCAATGGAAGCCGGTTTCGACGGCGTAGAACTGCATGCCGCATTCGGTTATTTACCAAACCAGTTCCTGGCTGAAAGCGCGAACCATAGGACTGACGACTACGGCGGAAGTATTGAAAATCGCAACAGGTTCACATTAGAGGTAATGCAGCAGCTGGTTGACGCTGTCGGAGAAGACAAAGTCGGGATCAAATTGTCTCCTGCAATCCCTTATAACAGTATCATTCACGACGATCCGATCACGCAGTTCACCGCATTGATCATCGAATTGGACCGGATGCCACTGGCTTATATACACCTGATGAATGCAGGTTTTCCGGCAGACATGTTCCCCCATTATCCGACAAATATTTTAGAGACATTTGGTACGCTCACGCGCCATACCGTTATCGGCAATATGGGCTACGACGGAGAAACAGGGGAGAAGGAACTCGAAAAAGGCATCGCGAAAATCATTTCTTACGGCGCGTTATATCTGGCAAATCCCGACCTTCCCAAACGCTTTGAATTGAAAGCAGAACTGAATCAGGCGGATAGGGCAACTATGTTCGGCGGTGGTGAACACGGATATACGGATTATCCGTTCCTGGATGTTGCCTAA
- a CDS encoding RidA family protein, which yields MPLEKSFTNPEGLPKWPNAFSQIVTVSNSGMTTIYLSGQASVDQNNNLIGENDLRKQTVQAFTNLQLALESAGATTKDIVKMNIYVKNYKPEDADTIGHAFRSAFPFENLPASTWLGVQSLALEGLLIEIDAIAVVAEKQ from the coding sequence ATGCCCTTAGAAAAGAGCTTTACCAATCCCGAAGGACTACCCAAATGGCCCAACGCTTTCTCCCAGATTGTGACCGTAAGTAATTCCGGAATGACAACGATCTATCTTTCAGGCCAGGCTTCAGTGGATCAGAATAACAACTTGATTGGTGAAAATGACCTTCGCAAGCAGACAGTTCAGGCATTCACAAACCTTCAATTGGCGCTGGAATCAGCAGGAGCAACGACCAAGGACATTGTCAAGATGAACATCTATGTAAAGAATTACAAGCCGGAAGATGCTGACACAATCGGCCATGCATTCCGTAGCGCATTTCCTTTTGAAAACCTTCCCGCCAGCACCTGGCTCGGTGTACAATCGCTGGCTCTGGAAGGGCTACTGATTGAAATCGACGCCATTGCTGTCGTCGCGGAAAAGCAATGA
- a CDS encoding Crp/Fnr family transcriptional regulator, with translation MDILPLISHFESYIALTEDEKHLLQGKIGQRSIRRRQFILQEGFPCQHYTFVVKGCFRMFAVDSKGTEHNIQFTAENGWIADIGSFHSGKTSGFFIEALEPSLILQIEKQDLYYLYTNIPKLDRIFKVIVENNYVALQNRVLQTISSTAQERYLAFLDEYSQLALRLPNNQIASYLGITPEFLSKIRKDIASQPSPH, from the coding sequence TTGGATATTCTCCCACTGATCAGCCATTTCGAGAGCTACATTGCATTGACGGAAGACGAGAAGCATCTTTTGCAAGGAAAAATTGGTCAGCGCTCCATCAGGCGGCGGCAGTTTATTTTACAAGAGGGGTTCCCGTGCCAGCACTACACTTTTGTAGTCAAAGGCTGTTTTCGAATGTTCGCTGTTGATTCAAAAGGCACTGAACACAATATCCAGTTCACGGCCGAAAATGGCTGGATCGCCGATATTGGGAGTTTCCATTCCGGAAAGACAAGTGGTTTTTTCATTGAGGCTTTGGAGCCTTCCTTGATCCTCCAAATTGAAAAGCAGGATTTGTATTATCTCTATACGAACATTCCCAAGCTCGACCGGATTTTCAAAGTAATCGTCGAGAATAATTATGTTGCGCTGCAAAATCGTGTGTTGCAAACGATTAGTTCGACAGCCCAGGAGCGTTACCTTGCCTTTCTCGACGAATATTCACAACTCGCACTGCGACTCCCTAATAATCAAATTGCATCGTATCTGGGTATTACGCCGGAATTTCTAAGCAAAATCAGGAAAGACATTGCGTCGCAGCCATCACCTCATTAA
- a CDS encoding PhzF family phenazine biosynthesis protein yields MKSYKYSVVDVFTNEKYRGNPLAVVFTDTDLDLVTYENISREFGYSETSFIYYSKIHKALQVRSFTPTGFEVNGAGHNLLGAVCAALLKDIPIFAEQGEERFVIMKDERMDLSVRYSDDKVPFVAMRQQPATVLASVEPKILAAALNLDEDQVLAGNFAPSVVKTEVTHLMVPLKNQEALDNAVPDKRLLVEAAEKYDFEGVYCFTIPNENSGHFAHARFFNPGIGIDEDPATGSAAGPLAGFLFHQSLIKQDTIYQLIQGEKMNRPSVIQFEVKVDSIWISGSSVIVMEGTILE; encoded by the coding sequence ATGAAAAGCTACAAGTACTCTGTCGTTGACGTGTTCACCAATGAAAAATACCGTGGTAACCCTTTGGCTGTGGTTTTTACCGATACTGATCTGGATCTGGTCACTTACGAGAATATTTCCCGCGAGTTTGGCTATTCTGAAACGTCTTTTATTTATTATTCCAAAATCCATAAAGCGCTCCAAGTACGCTCATTTACGCCTACCGGTTTTGAGGTAAACGGGGCTGGACATAACCTGCTCGGCGCAGTATGTGCTGCTCTTTTGAAAGACATTCCTATTTTCGCCGAACAGGGTGAAGAGCGGTTTGTAATCATGAAAGATGAAAGAATGGACCTTTCCGTCCGCTATTCAGATGATAAAGTGCCGTTTGTGGCTATGAGGCAACAACCTGCAACGGTACTTGCGAGTGTGGAACCCAAAATACTGGCAGCAGCACTCAATCTGGATGAAGATCAGGTGCTGGCCGGAAATTTTGCTCCTAGTGTCGTAAAAACGGAGGTTACCCATTTAATGGTACCACTTAAAAATCAGGAAGCGCTGGACAACGCAGTTCCAGACAAACGGTTACTAGTCGAAGCAGCTGAAAAATATGATTTTGAAGGTGTATACTGTTTTACAATTCCCAACGAGAATTCGGGCCATTTCGCTCATGCAAGGTTTTTTAATCCAGGCATTGGGATCGACGAAGATCCGGCCACAGGCAGCGCCGCCGGACCATTGGCTGGCTTTTTGTTTCATCAAAGTCTTATCAAACAAGATACGATTTACCAATTAATCCAAGGCGAGAAAATGAACCGGCCGTCGGTGATTCAATTTGAGGTCAAAGTTGATAGCATCTGGATCAGTGGGTCGTCGGTAATTGTGATGGAGGGGACGATATTGGAGTGA
- a CDS encoding PadR family transcriptional regulator translates to MRRSDLGEFEEVVLLAVAALSPNAYTVAIAEELERETGNIVTAGAVHAAMQRLEQKSYLRSIWGEATAERGGRRKRLYAVTALGGRILEETSAVRNRFWDRISPAIRLEWN, encoded by the coding sequence ATGAGAAGGAGTGACCTGGGTGAATTTGAAGAGGTCGTTCTGCTGGCAGTTGCAGCGTTGTCGCCAAACGCTTACACGGTAGCGATTGCGGAAGAGCTGGAACGTGAAACGGGTAATATCGTGACGGCCGGTGCCGTGCACGCAGCCATGCAGCGCCTTGAACAAAAAAGTTATTTGAGATCTATCTGGGGCGAGGCAACCGCGGAAAGGGGCGGTCGACGGAAGCGGCTGTATGCTGTGACAGCTCTGGGCGGTCGAATCCTTGAAGAAACAAGTGCTGTCCGTAACCGGTTTTGGGACCGGATTTCGCCTGCCATCCGTCTTGAATGGAACTGA